A genomic stretch from Serratia entomophila includes:
- the fdhD gene encoding formate dehydrogenase accessory sulfurtransferase FdhD, whose amino-acid sequence MNKNLILNEPGDAEQQCLSQHPVWQRDDLAQAQQDWLAEEVPVALVYNGISHVVMMATPKDLAAFAIGFSLSEGIIASPDDIYDIRQQPACNGIEVHVELSSRRFMQLKEKRRSLAGRTGCGVCGVEQLQEITRPIPPLPFTQRFDLKMLDRGLAQLKAVQTVGQLTGCTHAAAWLQPDGALSGGCEDVGRHVALDKLLGYRSQQDWRQGAVLVSSRASYEMVQKTAMCGVEILFAVSAATSLAVDVAERSNLTLVGFSKPGRATIYTHPQRLMAE is encoded by the coding sequence ATGAATAAGAATTTAATCCTCAATGAGCCCGGCGACGCTGAACAACAGTGCCTGTCACAACACCCGGTCTGGCAACGCGACGATCTGGCCCAGGCGCAGCAGGACTGGCTGGCCGAAGAGGTGCCGGTGGCCCTGGTGTATAACGGCATTTCGCACGTGGTGATGATGGCGACCCCGAAAGATCTGGCGGCGTTCGCCATTGGTTTCTCGCTTTCCGAAGGCATTATCGCCTCTCCCGACGATATCTACGACATCCGCCAGCAGCCCGCCTGCAACGGCATCGAGGTGCATGTCGAGCTGTCCAGCCGCCGCTTTATGCAACTGAAAGAGAAGCGGCGCAGCCTGGCCGGCCGCACCGGTTGCGGCGTCTGCGGCGTGGAGCAACTGCAGGAAATCACCCGCCCTATCCCGCCGCTGCCTTTTACCCAACGCTTTGATTTAAAAATGCTTGATCGGGGTTTGGCACAGCTGAAGGCGGTGCAGACCGTTGGGCAACTGACCGGCTGCACCCACGCGGCGGCCTGGCTGCAGCCCGATGGCGCACTGAGCGGCGGCTGCGAGGACGTCGGCCGGCACGTCGCGCTCGACAAGCTGCTGGGTTATCGCAGCCAGCAAGACTGGCGGCAAGGGGCGGTGCTGGTTTCCAGCCGCGCCAGCTATGAAATGGTGCAAAAAACCGCCATGTGCGGCGTCGAGATCCTGTTCGCCGTATCCGCCGCCACCAGCCTGGCGGTAGACGTGGCCGAACGCAGCAACCTGACGCTGGTCGGCTTCAGCAAGCCGGGCCGCGCCACCATTTACACCCATCCGCAGCGGCTGATGGCCGAATAA
- a CDS encoding CoA transferase: MSLSERQLGIYRAILEGIQIDPDAYQGVEIGQTPSSLSTTSRIEFADFATAIFAAMGVLVNQLGQLRGLPQQQISIDRRHACMMFNSIAYFFRAGWQVDISAVHTPVNNFFRTRDNRWIFFNGAYPHLRAGLLRFLNSTDDRGAIARAVAQWDAQALEDELGSLNLCAGMLRSREEWMAHPQGQALAAVPPIQLEFNGRPTRRQLSKGAVRPLQGVKVLDCTHVIAGPTIGRLLAEQGADVIHVQYPYHDSILGFDLETSFGKKCVYLDFNDPRDRQRLLELADQADVFIDGFRHGALEKHGFVAEALWERNPGLIAVEANCYGFNGPWAGRRGWEQLAQSVTGLAYQHSAGRADPALIPAYFSDYGTGCLGAIGVLAALEQQFTVGQGCRVRVSLARTAMLGLEYDENSEVGQPIGAEDLERYLVDQESPHGLLTRVAPVAQMDQTPPYARCPASYPGTASLNAAWDSEPEKILQVTHSTTRIFRQDIAHWRGHQEL, from the coding sequence ATGTCATTAAGTGAACGTCAGCTCGGTATCTACCGAGCGATTTTAGAGGGGATTCAAATTGATCCCGATGCTTATCAGGGAGTCGAGATCGGCCAGACTCCGTCATCCCTCAGTACCACATCCCGCATTGAGTTCGCCGATTTTGCGACAGCCATCTTTGCTGCAATGGGCGTGTTGGTCAACCAATTAGGGCAGTTGCGTGGATTGCCGCAACAGCAAATCAGCATTGACAGACGGCATGCCTGCATGATGTTTAACAGTATCGCCTATTTTTTCCGCGCGGGTTGGCAGGTAGATATTAGTGCTGTGCATACCCCAGTTAATAACTTCTTTCGCACACGGGATAATCGATGGATCTTTTTCAACGGCGCCTATCCACATTTAAGAGCAGGCTTACTGCGCTTCCTGAATTCAACCGACGACAGGGGCGCCATCGCCAGGGCCGTCGCGCAATGGGATGCTCAAGCGCTTGAGGATGAGCTCGGATCGCTGAATCTGTGTGCTGGGATGCTACGTAGCCGCGAGGAGTGGATGGCGCATCCTCAGGGCCAGGCATTGGCTGCCGTGCCGCCGATTCAACTTGAATTTAACGGCAGGCCAACCCGGCGCCAGCTCTCAAAGGGGGCAGTGCGTCCCTTGCAAGGGGTTAAGGTGCTCGATTGCACGCACGTCATCGCGGGCCCGACTATCGGCCGCTTGCTGGCGGAGCAGGGCGCCGATGTCATTCATGTCCAATACCCCTATCACGACTCCATCTTGGGGTTCGATTTAGAAACCTCCTTTGGCAAGAAATGCGTTTATCTGGATTTCAACGACCCTCGCGATCGCCAGCGGCTCCTTGAACTGGCCGACCAGGCCGATGTTTTCATTGATGGCTTTCGTCACGGCGCGCTTGAAAAACACGGTTTCGTCGCCGAAGCGCTATGGGAACGAAATCCAGGCCTGATCGCGGTCGAAGCCAACTGTTACGGATTTAATGGGCCATGGGCTGGCCGTCGCGGTTGGGAGCAACTCGCTCAATCCGTGACAGGGCTTGCCTATCAGCACAGCGCGGGTAGGGCCGATCCTGCCTTGATACCCGCCTATTTCAGCGATTACGGCACGGGTTGCCTGGGGGCCATCGGTGTACTGGCTGCGCTTGAGCAGCAATTCACCGTAGGGCAAGGCTGCCGAGTGCGTGTTTCACTCGCGCGTACTGCGATGCTTGGCTTGGAATACGATGAAAATAGTGAGGTCGGGCAGCCAATTGGTGCAGAAGATCTTGAGCGCTATCTGGTGGATCAGGAATCGCCCCATGGCCTTCTGACACGGGTAGCGCCCGTAGCCCAAATGGATCAAACGCCGCCCTACGCGCGCTGCCCTGCAAGCTATCCGGGTACCGCTTCATTGAATGCGGCATGGGATAGTGAGCCGGAAAAAATACTGCAGGTTACGCACTCGACAACTCGAATCTTCCGTCAAGATATTGCACATTGGCGTGGGCATCAGGAACTTTGA
- a CDS encoding LysR family transcriptional regulator — protein sequence MNTRQSLETAPLTSASVSGGLMQWISVARSHELNAVATLRLLLETCNLSETARQLNTSQSAVSRTLERMRRELGDPLLIKSANRMLRSKRADTLLSVLDEILSANYRLYRESIMFDPAREVRSFVIGMSDSTQSIIANDLFSTIRAEAPQFMIRMEPALVENASSLLTHGRLDLVVGFWPTDFGDFRTETFAQGDLVCLASKDNPLIRRSMSLTQLAQQAFVEVNPGGIGFIGGQIDDLFTQQGLVRHKVAILSSYLAVPWAIAATDLFCFVPRLLLPQILQHDRVAVVELGFTSPRYAMTMCWHNIAHTDPGQVWLRQKIGQALRAAASRANMAASRHTG from the coding sequence ATGAATACACGGCAATCGCTTGAAACCGCCCCCTTAACAAGCGCATCGGTATCAGGCGGTTTAATGCAGTGGATCAGCGTTGCGAGGAGTCATGAACTGAATGCCGTCGCTACGCTCCGACTCCTGTTAGAAACTTGTAACCTGAGCGAAACGGCGCGGCAGCTGAACACATCGCAATCTGCGGTTAGCCGTACCCTGGAGCGGATGAGGCGAGAGCTTGGCGATCCGCTGTTGATCAAGAGTGCTAATCGCATGCTGCGCAGCAAACGGGCGGATACGTTGCTATCTGTTTTGGATGAGATCCTTTCCGCAAACTACCGTCTATACCGAGAAAGCATAATGTTCGATCCAGCTCGGGAAGTGCGGTCCTTCGTTATTGGTATGAGCGATTCGACGCAATCGATTATTGCCAACGATCTCTTCAGCACGATACGCGCAGAAGCGCCTCAGTTTATGATCCGCATGGAACCGGCTTTGGTGGAAAATGCTTCGTCATTGCTTACCCATGGCCGTTTAGACCTGGTTGTGGGGTTTTGGCCAACCGATTTTGGCGACTTTCGAACCGAGACTTTTGCACAAGGGGATCTGGTATGTTTAGCATCGAAAGATAATCCACTGATCCGCAGATCAATGAGCCTCACGCAACTTGCGCAGCAAGCCTTTGTAGAAGTGAATCCCGGAGGGATCGGCTTTATCGGCGGGCAGATCGATGACCTATTTACACAACAGGGTCTGGTTCGCCATAAGGTTGCCATATTATCCAGCTATTTGGCGGTTCCCTGGGCCATTGCCGCAACGGATCTTTTCTGTTTTGTGCCGCGCCTGCTCTTGCCCCAAATATTGCAGCATGACCGAGTCGCCGTTGTTGAGCTCGGCTTTACCAGCCCTCGTTATGCAATGACGATGTGTTGGCATAACATCGCCCACACCGACCCGGGCCAAGTATGGCTGCGGCAAAAAATTGGCCAGGCATTACGTGCTGCGGCAAGCAGGGCAAACATGGCTGCATCTCGGCATACGGGCTAA